Proteins encoded by one window of Nicotiana tabacum cultivar K326 chromosome 10, ASM71507v2, whole genome shotgun sequence:
- the LOC107765525 gene encoding mitogen-activated protein kinase 20, with product MQPDHRKKSSAEMDFFSEYGDANRYKIQEVIGKGSYGVVCSAIDTHTGEKVAIKKIHDIFEHISDAARILREIKLLRLLRHPDIVEIKHIMLPPSRRDFKDIYVVFELMESDLHQVIKANDDLTREHYQFFLYQLLRALKYIHTANVYHRDLKPKNILANANCKLKICDFGLARVAFNDTPTTIFWTDYVATRWYRAPELCGSFYSKYTPAIDIWSIGCIFAEVLTGKPLFPGKNVVHQLDLMTDLLGTPSMDTISRVRNDKARRYLTSMRKKQPVSFAQKFPNADPLALKLLERLLAFDPKDRPTAEEALADPYFKGLAKSEREPSCKPISKMEFEFERRRVTKEDLRELIFREILEYHPQLRKDYMNGVERTNFLYPSAVDQFRKQFAHLEENGGNGGPVVPMDRKHVSLPRSTVVHSNTIPSKEQPIAAANMRDRQNGEESCSRNCRDSEGFANSLTRTMQAQPRIALAKPGKVVGPVLAYDSGNKEKYDPRSQVRNTVPPSQIMPSAYCYDKSGMVKQERAVVETERDLSSHAKPMPPCGMAAKLGPDIAINIDSNPFYMMRAGVTKPDRVDDRITIDTNLLQAKSQYGGIGVAAAAATTAASHRKVGTVQYGMSRMY from the exons AGTTCAGCAGAGATGGACTTCTTCTCTGAATATGGTGATGCAAATAGGTACAAAATTCAGGAAGTCATTGGGAAAGGAAGCTATGGTGTCGTTTGTTCAGCCATTGACACACATACTGGTGAAAAAGTGGCAATTAAAAAGATTCATGACATCTTTGAACACATATCTGATGCGGCACGGATCCTCCGCGAGATAAAGCTTCTGAGACTTCTGCGCCATCCCGATATAGTTGAAATCAAACATATTATGCTGCCACCATCAAGGAGGGATTTTAAAGATATTTATGTTGTTTTTGAGCTCATGGAGTCAGATCTACACCAAGTTATCAAGGCTAATGATGACTTGACACGGGAACATTATCAGTTTTTTCTTTATCAGTTGCTTCGTGCCCTAAAATATATACACACAG CTAATGTCTACCATAGAGATTTAAAGCCGAAAAATATCTTGGCAAATGCAAATTGTAAGCTTAAgatttgtgattttggattggcCAGAGTTGCATTCAATGATACACCTACCACAATATTTTGGACG GATTATGTAGCTACTAGATGGTATAGAGCTCCAGAATTATGCGGTTCATTTTACTCCAAG TATACCCCTGCAATTGATATATGGAGCATAGGCTGTATCTTTGCTGAAGTTCTCACTGGGAAGCCACTTTTTCCTGGGAAAAATGTTGTTCACCAACTGGACTTAATGACTGATCTGCTTGGAACACCCTCAATGGATACGATTTCTCGT GTGCGTAATGACAAGGCTAGGAGATACCTAACTAGCATGAGAAAGAAGCAGCCCGTTTCTTTTGCACAGAAATTTCCAAATGCTGATCCACTGGCCCTTAAACTTCTTGAAAGGTTACTCGCTTTTGACCCCAAAGACCGACCCACTGCTGAAGAG GCACTAGCTGATCCTTATTTTAAGGGCCTGGCTAAATCTGAAAGGGAACCATCATGCAAGCCAATTTCAAAGATGGAGTTTGAATTTGAGAGGCGAAGGGTGACGAAGGAGGACCTGAGGGAATTAATATTCCGGGAGATACTAGAATACCATCCCCAGCTGAGGAAGGATTACATGAATGGTGTAGAAAGGACTAATTTTCTGTATCCGAG TGCTGTTGATCAATTCAGGAAACAGTTTGCTCACCTGGAAGAAAACGGTGGTAATGGTGGTCCGGTGGTTCCGATGGATAGGAAGCATGTCTCTCTTCCAAG GTCTACAGTTGTACATTCAAATACGATCCCTTCGAAGGAACAACCGATTGCTGCTGCCAATATGAGGGACCGGCAAAATGGCGAGGAGTCGTGCAGTAGAAACTGCAGAGATTCTGAAGGCTTTGCAAACAGTCTAACAAGAACCATGCAGGCTCAGCCAAGAATTGCCCTAG CCAAACCAGGAAAGGTTGTGGGTCCAGTTTTGGCATATGATtctggaaataaagaaaaatatgatcCTAGATCTCAAGTCAGGAATACAGTACCCCCCTCTCAGATTATGCCTTCAGCTTACTGTTACGACAAAAGTGGGATGGTGAAGCAAGAAAGGGCTGTTGTGGAAACAGAGAGGGATCTGAGTTCTCATGCAAAACCAATGCCACCATGTGGCATGGCTGCCAAGTTAGGCCCAGATATTGCTATAAATATTGATAGCAACCCATTCTATATGATGCGAGCTGGAGTCACGAAACCAGATCGTGTTGATGACAGAATTACCATCGACACAAACTTATTGCAGGCGAAATCTCAATATGGTGGAATTGGAGTTGCTGCAGCAGCAGCTACTACTGCTGCATCTCATAGAAAAGTAGGGACTGTTCAGTATGGTATGTCCAGGATGTACTAG